The Pichia kudriavzevii chromosome 3, complete sequence nucleotide sequence TTCCATGCATGTTGCTTACTTTGAATACGTttagatttggaaaatagcAAATCATGGATCATTAATATCATAACTGGCTCTGGAATtttagcttttttttcaacttccattatttttgtcttcttcattatttttagaaTAAATGGTTTGTACTTTAGAGTCGAAGAAACCAACGCATATAAGTGTTTTGGATTggatttgataaattttgAGTTCTTGCATGTCTCAAATATACGAGTTTGTAACGATCCCTTCTTTTGTGAAGGAAGTAGGAACTGCTGTGCGTCTCTATAAACTTGCATTGTATCTTTCCCTTTGAACACCACCAACCTGCAGCTTCTGGATGGTTACCCATATGAACCCCTAATATCTACCATAGTTCAGTAAGTCCAATATTTacatttggaaaaaaaattttgcAATACCCGAAACGGGAAATAATTAACctcaaatccaaaaaaatcGGtgctcaaaaaaaaaagcttcGTACCCCTTCAAATCAGATAGTAGCAATAGCAGAGAAAACCATCTGAGGCTTTTCCCCATCCGCTACCTAGTCGTAAAGATGATTCAAACACTGGTCTCTATGTATTGATCAAGAATGTATGCTGTATATAACATTTGTAGTTTCATGTTTAGGTATGTGCGATGCCCTTATTGCAGAAGTCGTAGAACATTAGATGCAAAAATCTCATGTCTAGCTTTGGGTGCTGAGATTGCGTCACAAATATTTACATCTCACGAGATGCTAATCTCCTTCTATGCTGcacttttctttgttgaaggCCCTCGCAAATTACTTGTTCCATAACGCAAAATACATAGAAGAGACCAGTTTTACTGATAATGGCAGGTGATCTAATACAACCGGGAAAAAGACCtcttgaagttgaaaatgcaaatggTAATTCATTGTCAGTCAGCACACCAACTATTAAAAGTGAGCACTACGATAACGACATGAAGATGGAAGATGCCAACCCAGAAACTACTGTGACTAAGATAAAGTCAGAGCATCAGGATATAATTATTGCTCCGACAAGGCCAAACCTACAGTACGTTTTGCTGAAAACAGGATTAGTATATGATGTTAGAATGCGTTACCATGCCAAGTTATATACCTCGTATTTTGAGTATATCGATCCACATCCAGAAGACCCTAGGAGGATTTACAGAATTTATAAGATACTAGCAGAAAATGGGTTGATTATTGATCCTAGTTTATGTGGCTCGGATGAAATTGGTGATTTCATGCAAAAAATCCCTATCAGAGAAGCATCGAAGGAGGAAATTCTAGCTGTTCATTCAGAGGATCACTTGAAGTTTATTGAATCAACACAGCATATGAATAAGGAAGAGCTTTTGAAGGCTACAGAAAAGGGTGATTCTGTTTACTTTAACAACGACTCACTTTTGTCAGCTAAACTTTCCTGTGGTGGTGCAATCGAAGCATGTAAAGCGGTTGTTGAGGGCAAAGTTAAGAATGCGTTGGCTGTTGTTAGGCCACCTGGCCATCATGCTGAACCCGATGCACCTGGTGGATTCTGTTTATTCTCCAATGTTGCAGTTGCGGCAACTACTATCTTAAAAAATTATCCAGAATCAGTAAGAAGGATAGTTATTGTCGATTGGGATATTCACCATGGTAATGGTACCCAAAAGGCATTTTACAACGATCCAAGGGTCTTGTACATTTCCCTACATCGATACGAGCAAGGAAAATATTATCCAGGCACAAAGGCTGGTGGAGCTGACCAGGttggagaaggagatgGTGAGGGTTCTAATATTAATATTCCTTGGCCTGTTGGTGGTGTTGGAGATGCAGATTATATTTATGCATTCCGTAAGGTAGTTATGCCTGTTTGTAATGAGTTCCAACCTGACTTGGTTATTATTTCATCTGGGTTTGATGCAGCGGATGGTGATGTCATTGGTGGGTGCCATGTCTCGCCAGCAGGATATGGGCAGATGACTCACATGTTAAAAAGTTTAGCAAAGGGTAATTTATGTGTGATTTTAGAAGGTGGTTACAATTTAGATTCAATTGCAAAGTCTGCCCTAAGGGTGGCCAAGGTTCTAATCGGTGAACCGCCAgaggaattgaaaaaatcatacCCGAAAACAGAGTcaattgaagttgttgaagatgtaATCAAGATTCAAGCGAAGTATTGGAAATCGTTAGGCCCAGGTTACAGCGGGCTAGATTTTAGCACACCTCTATCGATGGGTGACTATGATAAATTAATTGCCAAATCACCTGACCCTTCATTTATTGAAGTTGCCTCAAGACATGATAGACTCAACGACGCAGTTAGGAACGAACAAAGAAATGagttattcaaaaaatataaattcACCACCCTACCattgtttgttgaaaagCTCCCTGACACTCCGTCCTACAATGAATCAACTATTTTATGTTCTCCGGAAGTTTACAAAAGTGACAAACTTGTCATAATAGTTCATGACCCATCTAGGATTTGGGCACGCCGGGATCCAGTAACTGGAGATTTGGATTCTGCTAATGCAGTCACAGTAGATAAGTCATTAGACTTCATTGATTGGgcattgaaggaaaagTGGGGTGTCATTGATATAAACATACCTATCACAGTCAGCGGGAAGGATGATGCTACttacaacaacatcaacacaTCGCAGGATATTATGTTGTATTTATGGGACAACTTTCTtacctttttcaatgttcaAAAAATTGCATTTATCGGTGTTGGAGAAGCATATAATGGTATCATACATTTGTGTGGTCATAGAGATGTGAGGAAATTAGTTAAGGCAAGTATAAACTTTGTTGACAGAGCTACCGCATTGAGAGCTGTTATCTCCACGATCGATGAGTCAGTTGTCGACTGGTTTTTCAGAAACTCTTTAGTTTTCACCAGTAGCAAGCACTCTTGCTGGGGTGACAAGGATTCTGGAAGTACTAAAAGGCCTAGGAAGAAATATGGTAGAGTTTTGCGTGCAGACGTAGATAATTTAGACAGCATTATTGACGAACGTTTTGAGGAGGTGTGCACCTTCATACAGGAGTCTCTTGAAGATTACGACAGCGAGACTGATTCAGAGGCATAAAAGGACGACGTCACAGTTCAGGTTTTTTGTTATGTTTTATTGTCCATAATGAGTCTAACATAATCGtgtatttattatttttctaCCTCCtataaaagaaattctGCTAATTGAAACGTTCAGTACTTATAGAAATATAATTGAAGCTAACGTGAAACattatctttttttgttttgtaatGGTTTCATCAATACATCAACACTTACGCCTATATCACATGGTATCTTTTCCCCCTTATCAATATCACGTTATTAAAGAAGTCCTGAAAAAGTATTTTGTAGTgactattttttttgaacaatatcTAGCAGTGCAAGCTATCGATATGAATTCAACTCATAGTAACACCAAGGAAGGAAAAGACGTTCACAAACTCTCAACTTACCCTGTATTTGCATCTGCACCATCATTTACCTGTAGTATTTGAGCACATTTTTCGGTGGTGGCTGCCCTTAAAAAACTCCACATGCGTTTAGGGAGTTTTCTATGCTACATTTAAAGTTTATTATAATCTCCTGAAGACATCTAATGTCATCACGACAAATTCTAAAAAAGTAAGAATGGTGGCTCTTCAATACCAATGGACACTAATGACTATGTTTTAGCGAGTTTTGTTTACAGGGTGGAGTCGTTTGACGTTGCGTGtaaaatccaaatcttAAAAGCAGACGATATTCACCATCAAGATAAAGATACAGATTTCTTATTCGTTACTGATGATAGCTTCTCAGTTATTACACTCAACCATTGAACTATTTAGATGAACTTTTTGCCGGAAATTTAAAATAACTATCTAAAGAAATTATGTATTTGCTAAGTTAGTACCTAATGTCTCAAATAGAGCATACGGTGTTCGAGTATTGCATGGATCAAGCAGTTTACCAAATACCAAAACAATTAACCAATCAAGAGAATTATACTGGAGCTGCTGTCTCAATTGCTTTGTTCCCTTTATATGCACTCCTTCTTAGCATctttatataaaaaaatcttgaaatgaTGTTTTCGTTTACATGACCGAAAAAAACTAGAGTTACGACAATGAATAATCTTTACTTCagcatttctttttcgcATACTGACTTCATTTTAGCTAATAGTTAAAACACATTTAAATATACAATAAGAATATAAATTACACAGATTCTAGAAATGACAaggtttattttctttcaaaagcAATACGTGCTAAGGCATCCAATGCGCTGGTCCCTCCTGTATAAGCATTTCTTTGTTGTGGTACTTGATCCAGCGGTTTTTCTTGTTGCATTTGTGGCTGACTGGGTGAGACTGTATGCTGTTCTAATATAGGTGGTTGCTGGAGAGGGTTCATCATGCTGCTAATACTTGGTTGGAATGTAGATTGGCTATTTACAAACGGTGGAACCTGGGGCACCTTTTCGTCGCCACGGGGGTTGGTAGGACTGTTCAGTAGATTCATAAGATTCAGGCGTCCGTCTGCTGCCTGAGATTGATGGTAGGAGGTGTTCATATGAGGTAAACCATGGGCAATCGGAACAGCCATTTGATTCATTTCGTCATTAACGGCACTAGCATTCAACAACGATGACATGTTCATGATATTATTTCGAGTGGATGGAATAGGTAAACTATGTACAGGTGGTGGCTTCGTTAGAAATTGGTGAGGCGGCAGTGGCAGCTTTTGTATTCCTGTTGATATAGAGGGGAAATTATCGACCACAATTGGCCTATAAACTGGATTAGCATCATTTATTGATTCCAGTGAGGGAAGTTTAGGGTTGTGAATAGTGCCTTCTACAGGAATAGAAGACATAACTTGTTGCGAAGGAACATGCGACGAAATTTGAGGCACTGTCGCAGTATAAGGGAACTGGCTGGAATATCCATTGTTTGGCTTGTAAAAATAGCCCATCGATGGACCTTTAAGAGACATGGTATCTTGCTGTATTGCGTGATTATCTTGTTTAGCGCCATCAGactctttcttcaatttaaCAATTTCCTGCCATTCAGGATGATCTACTAATCCTCTCTGGTAGTAATTTTTAACCATTGTAGATGACTTAGTACCTAGTTCTGCAGCAATACGTTCCCAATTTGAGCCATGTTGTTCAAGCAAGAGAGGgaatttatttatatcGTGTACACTCCAATAACTTGAAATATGATGAGGTTTTTCGTCATGTTTTTTGGGTTTCTTTGCTTTCCTGTCCTCAATACATGTTTCAGCAGTAGATTGTGTGTGAGGTTCGTCGATATTTGTCCCTTGGATGTTACTATGGTGCGAAGAGTCTTGAGTTCCAATATGAGATATTGTTTCTGTCTCAGTCAATTCAGACTTAACATCTAAAAGTGAACTGTTTAAATTGTCTTTCTTGATTGCACAAACTTTCGGAGTCTCTGTAACTGGAGTGACAGATTCCTTCGGTGGTGGCACTATAATACCAATACTATCGGTGCCTGTAGAATTTATAGGGGAATCTTGAGaaacttttctttgtttcatGGGAATGTCAATCGTCAAGATTTTACGTTTGTTCCCTTGTTCACTACcagattcatcaatatcgGGTTTAACGGATGATGCTTGCTTCTgaacttcattttcaacagttGAGGTATCTGGGGTAGATGTTTCTGCTCTGCCTTTGTtatccttctttttcttggcaactttcttcttgttcttcttgttcttatTTGCAACTAACTGTTTATAATTCGTTGTTTTCTTAGTATTATAATAATGTAGAACGCAATCTTCACTAGTTCTTAAACCACCCATTTCATAGGATATACGACCAAATTTTTTAGGGTGAAGTGCATAAAGCTCACAAAAACGTTCATGTTCTACCTCTGTAAATGTATCAATTGGATCTGTAATAATACGTTTGGCCCATGCTTCCTTGTCCTTGATTAGATTGTTGGAATCCATAACTCTAGTCATGgcatatttttcaattggatcCATTATCATATCAGGAATTATGGCTGCACCATACTGGGCCTTGATCAACGGATCACGTTCCCTTTCTTGTTCCAATGTCGCTAAAATTTCCATGAACTCAGCTTCGGTTCTGACTGAATCACCATGATGCctacttcttcttgaagTATGTGACCTTGGCTCAGGCTTCTCCTCGACTTTTGGGGGTTCTTTTTCTGGAACACCATAAACTTCCTCCAACTGTTTATCGCAAAAGCTTACAGCTTTCTTCCAAATATAGTTTTGGTAGACAAAATGTTCAAGTAGctttgtttcctttttcttaACGTCAGTTTGGATTTCCTTCAAACTGTTGAAGAGTAAAAATGCATCAGCCTGCTGAAATACCAAAAGTGCTTTATTCCAAAAACTATATTGAGATAACCTTGTCAATTTTGATTCATTCAGATACTTTAAATTTTgtattctttttgattttgggtGATGCTTTAGTTCCCAAACTCTGTActcatttttcaacattggaaaaataCAACCCTCAATCTCTGGGTATCCATCTTCGCCTGTTTGGAATGtagtttcaatttttttcttctcgGGATGAGAAGATTCATCAAGATTACTATGTACATCACTAGATTCACTCTTTATACCGTCTTGAGGTTTCTCCATTGAAGGTTCATTTTTAGTAACAGGTTGTTCAGTGACTGCTGTGTCTAATCTGGTCGATGCAATGTCTTCCTGCGAAGGCACACTGAGGTTTTCCTGTAGAGTTGGATTCTCTTTCTCACTTGGTTCCTTCTCATGCAGCACACTAGCctcttttatttgatcGGTGATCATATTGTCATTTCTTGAATCCAAAGCAAGtttatcatcaacagtTAGTTTTGGATTGTCAGTTGTATCTCCTTCGACATTTTCTGTTTGAGTTTCCGTCATTTCATTATTAGTTGGAACCTTACTTAGCGCACCGTTTTCCTTATATAAAACCTCTCTTTTGACTTCCCTTTCCATGACTTCAGGTTCATACGATTGCTCATCTTCTGACTTTGGAATTGTAGATTCAACTTTACTGGGAAATCTCTCCAATTCTTGTCGATGAGAATTAAAATCTCTGTATTCATCCAAGTGGTTGGAAAGATAATACTTTCCCTTACCAAAAGGAGGCTTGCCAGGATAGCTGTCGTGGGAATTGGTATAGGGGCTATATCCATTATAATCCGGGTATCTTTGGTTATCCTCTCTATAAACTCCTGACATACCTCGTCTAGAATGTTGTGTTGTTAAAGTAGATGTAGAGCGGGGTCGATTTCCTAGATAACCATTAGACCGCTTACCATGTGAAGTATTGTAATACCAGTTGTTAGTTGCGGATTTATAGTCCTGATGTGGAACATTGACATTGTTTAAAGACACTGTATCACTCCTTCGTGATGAAAAGGGGTTTGCACTTTGCTGTCCATTTGGACTTTGTGTTGATGGTTGTGTCTGGTTAGAAGCAGTTGAAGGCTGAAAATATGGAGAAGGGGTTGAGGGTTGCGAATAAGGACTTTGGTTTGTAGGATAAGAATTATAAGAAGAATAGTTGTTGTACTGAGAATAATATCTTCGTCCTCCTCTCCTTAGACCTTCGTCTTTGTAATACCGTCCTCCTCCGCCCTTATGGTGTTTTGGAGGCATTATTGCCTAAATGACAATGGCTTTGTTGCGAGATGTAAGGGagggagagaaaaaaaactcaaaacaCAAGATAGCCCTAGTTCAAAATAAGTGGAGGCACCTGTGTCCCTATGTTAGACAGATATGTTTTCAACACTTTCTGAGCTAGCAGCAATGCGTACTTTCAATGAGTGACTCTTCTCTTATATGGATACCAGGTCCTTGTGTATCTTAAAGTCAGCAGATccttattttcaaatatggTATAGCAATTGGGTGAACTTTTGTCTGGGGAGTAACAACAAACTGTAATACACCTTGTAAACTTCGGCACCCAAACACAGTGCTTGATAAACTACCGTGGTCGATTATCGAACATTAAAGCAATTTAAAggcaaaagaaagaataaCTTAAACCAAAGACAGACACGGACAccttttttccaatttttgagcattctcaatttctcattttaTTGAGTTTCAATTTAATTTTCGCATtttagtatttttttgctccaaaagaaaaaaaaaaaaaaaaaaaacaaaaaaaattaaaaacaaaaacaaaaacagaaatgaaaaaataaaagacacaaaaacaaatttagGGAAAATTCACAGGGGAAACCACGCAGCACGCCTAAAAACCTGAAAACAGATACACTAACGCCATCTTACACTTTaagatgatttttttaccaACAACATCACCCGTACCTCTTTGAGGTGGATCTTTATGGTTCTAGTGTCCTTGATTGAGTGTAGCGTCGCAGTTGGTTTAGTAGACAACCAGCTACCATGGCTTCTAATTCGATGGAAGACATGATGCCCCCTTGCCTCTGGCTCCGGCCCCtatctctttcaaaatcatgCATCAATTCCTTTTAGACAAAGAAGATATAGACTGCTGTAATAATATATTCAAGTTTAACAGGACATTCTGGTTAACCCATCAAAGGCAAAGAGGGAATACCTCGGGAACTCTCGTCTTGGCTAGTCCACGCAATACAAAACCCACCTTTATTTTACCAATAGTAATGAATAacgggaaaaaaaaaaaaaaaaaaaaaacgtcGGAGTAAGATTTCGAAAAATTACCCGGTTCAAAGCTCTGTGGCGTCTTTACTGTTCGTCCGGTTCATAATTCTATTTGGGTAAATCTGAATCCAACGTGATTTAAGTTTACTGTAAACACAACCAAACATAGAAAGTGACAGATCTCTAACTTTCTTCCCAAAACCTTCACGTACTGATACATTGTTGTGTTACTCTTAAGAATAACCCTCTTAAATTGTGTGACTTTCTTGTTGTAGTTGCCAATATTTCTCGTATCTGCGACTAATCGAGCAATTGCCTATTTGGGGAAACTAATGACGCGTGTTTTCCTTTCAGGAACCAGCCATTTATGAGATTCAAATCAACCTTCCATCAATGACGCGTCAAAAGTTGGTTTAGAAATGGGTTTCTTTTATTCgtgtctttatttttcatcttcatttctGCTTCTGTTGGTTTCTTAAGCAGTTGTTCCTCTACCAAGGACCCGTTTAGTATTTGTTGGTATCCCAGTATGAATCATTCTTCCCTTAAGAGACATTTCAACTTATTCGATGAAAATCACGATGATTTGAGAATtgaatcaatgaaaaagcaaaagacGGGTATTCTACGTCCAACAAACAACACTGGCCTTTTGTCACCTCCAGTAACACCGGAACATGTTATGAAGGCTACTATGCTCAATGTCGATTCGTTAAAACCGGTCTCTAAGAATCTATGTGCCAAATTGTCCTTGCCGACCAAGTTGGTATCTCCCTACACTACAGCAAAAAATCTGTTTCATAGATGTTCAATTCCATATACAAAGTCAAAGTTTTGTTTAAGTGGTCGAGAAAAGGAGTCAAGACTTCTCAATGATCACATTGTTGACTCCCTGCAGGGACTCTATTCGTCTTCCATCTACATTTCTGGGCCGCCAGGAACGGGTAAATCGGCACAGACTAATGCATCATTAAATTATATACTTGAACATTCTAAGCTGATAGAACCTGAAAAGAATTTATACCATTTGTCTCAGATTGGAGATCAGTTCATTGATCGGAAAATTAGAGTGATCAAGTTCAATTGCATGACTCTCTCAAACCCGTCAGATTTGCTTAAACGCTTATATACAAGTATCACTGGAAAGAAATGCGAACGATCCATTGAATCTTCGGAGATTTTACGGTTATttaattcttctttggatGGCTGTGATATGACTATTCTAattcttgatgaaatggataATATTGTATCCAAATCCCAACAACCCTTGTTCGAATTATTCACTTCAGCTTCAAATAGATTTGatggaaatcaaaaatcaaagcTATTACTTATTGGAATAGCCAATGCTTTAAACCTAACTGACAGGTTTTTACCAAGGCTGAGAGCAAACTGTATTAACCCCACGTTAATTCAATTTTTACCTTACACAGCCGACCAGATCAAGAGTGTCATTACAGAGAAATTGATGACCTTGGTGCCTCATGGtaaggaaaataaaagtatGCCACCTTTGGTTCATCCCGCTGCAATCCAGTTTTGTGCAAAAAAATCTGCGGCAACTACCGGTGATCTTAGACGGGCTTTTGATATCATGTATgcatcaattgatttatttgaacaaagccaaattcaaaaagtCCAATTAGTTGAGCTTGTAAAGCAAGATATCGAAAATCTGCCTAAGGTTATGATCACACAAGTTGTTAAGGTTTGTTCAAACTCATTCAATgccaattttgaaatgaaattgaagccTCTAACAATCCAACAAAAACTGCTTCTTGCATTTCTATTTAAGTTTGAAGAGATGGTGGAAACTGAAACctcaagaaaaaaagccGGATTTTTAAAGAGCACAAATGATACCTCCTTAAATGCTTTCTTTGCATATTACACTGAAAAGTGTAAAAATCATGAGCACATCAATTCGCTTAAAAGATCAGAGTTCTTGGAAATTATCACAGCACTAGACATCCAAGGTTTGGTTCTTATCAATACCATTGGAGCATCCTCCTCCATTAAAGCTTCGACTTCAAACACCATatcatctttgaatttcGACAACCATAAAGTAACTAGCAATCTGCCAAAgtctgaatttttcaaaaatgtcaCCGACGTTCCGAttcttaaaaaaataatctACACCTCTTACTGATATCTACATGTGAATAAGTTTCAGTCCACATATGAAAACATCAAGTGTAATCTTTTCTTACTATGTAAACttataaaatcaaatacaaaaaatataaattttTGTTGGGCAACGCATAACTAACAAACATCTAAAATCCCACTGTTCCTACTTTTGCAGACCGTTCAAAAGTTCGAACCTCTAACTCAGCGGCATTTTCGATTTCCTCATTGAACTTTTCGCTGTAGTTAGTTGGGTGCTTTGGATTTGACCATCCTTTTTCAGGAGTCGagtctttcaaaaattgaGCAAACGGATATGTTGGAAGTGTCTTTACAGGGGTACTGGGCTCAATCAGACCCAGCTTGACCTGTCTTTCCTCTAATTTTTCTAGGTACGGTAAAATGTGGTCACGAAATGCTTCAAAGTTTTTATACTTGATAATTCCCTCTGGTGCTTCATAGATAATCTTCTTAATCAATGATGGCACTAGTGGTTCatctttcatttcttcaatagaATAAAACACTGGGTGGTTTGTGAAAATGATTGCTCTACTTTTAGGTAACCTTCTCAATGTTTGGCGTTCAACACGAACGTTAAATTCTGTTGGCTCAACGTCACTTTGAACCTTATCTCCTTTCTTCAAAGCGTATATATTATTTAACAACAACTTATGGTCCCAAGAGATGTACCATGAGGCTCTCTCTACTAAATCCGCCGGTTTCATTCTTGCAAACCATCTCTCCATCGATGGTTTTAACTTTTCCTCATAATATGGAACGTCTCCATGAATAACATCCAATGTTTTGCCTAATTTATATCTAATTCCAAAAGAGCCGCCTGGGAAAGGAACAGCAGCCGCCATTAACCGGTGTACACCTTCTTTGTCTTGGAGAACAACATAAAAATCTTCTTTAGCCATTTTGGAAACATACACCAAGGGATGCTCCTTCAAAGGTTCCGTGAAAtcaagttcttcttttgttagCTCGTTCATCACATGATCACCATTATCAGAAGTGGTGAACAAAAGTGGATACCTTTTCATCATGTGCTCCTTGACAATATCCATTAGCTCTCTACATGCTTCCTCAGATCCGGGTAACCAATCAAAATTATCTGGCCCGTAGGCGTGAATCaccctttctttttcctttatatACTGATAATAGTATTTATCCATATCCAACCAGTGATTGATATCCAATTTAAATATAGACATCGTTTGATGATATGGAAATCTAAAAGGTCTCCATGGTCGGTCGTCTCTTGTCTTAACTTGATCCGGGGTTATATACAATGGATCCGGAGTTGGGACAGGCTCTTTTTCTGAGGAAGCGTAAGTTTTTGCTTTGACCTTAGATTTTGATGCATAGAGTCTTCCATATACTAGTTTAGATAGGTATAAAATGATAGCAACTGCAATACCTGTTGTCAGTATCCCAAAGTTATTGTTGTCTAAATCCATTGTGCTTTATTTAGTGGTAATGTCTAGGGAAATATACAAGTAGAAGCAATAAATTGGGTATATGCCAGGCTTATATCATTGTTGAGGTAACTGCACAGGCCACAGGAGCATAAACATCAGATAGTGCAACTCATTGCCTATTTAGGTAAAAATGACCTTATCTATATATCAGTATCTATGCTTCGTGCATTCACCTTTTTTTCGAGGAAAAAACTGCATacagtttttttctccacaCTCACAATATAGTGACCCATATAAGTATCAAAATCCGAAATAAAATGTAATTAGTGGCCTCATTTTACATATTCGACTCCTAAATAGTTATTCATGTTTGAATTATAACAA carries:
- a CDS encoding uncharacterized protein (PKUD0C04170; similar to Saccharomyces cerevisiae YCR033W (SNT1); ancestral locus Anc_1.141), with protein sequence MPPKHHKGGGGRYYKDEGLRRGGRRYYSQYNNYSSYNSYPTNQSPYSQPSTPSPYFQPSTASNQTQPSTQSPNGQQSANPFSSRRSDTVSLNNVNVPHQDYKSATNNWYYNTSHGKRSNGYLGNRPRSTSTLTTQHSRRGMSGVYREDNQRYPDYNGYSPYTNSHDSYPGKPPFGKGKYYLSNHLDEYRDFNSHRQELERFPSKVESTIPKSEDEQSYEPEVMEREVKREVLYKENGALSKVPTNNEMTETQTENVEGDTTDNPKLTVDDKLALDSRNDNMITDQIKEASVLHEKEPSEKENPTLQENLSVPSQEDIASTRLDTAVTEQPVTKNEPSMEKPQDGIKSESSDVHSNLDESSHPEKKKIETTFQTGEDGYPEIEGCIFPMLKNEYRVWELKHHPKSKRIQNLKYLNESKLTRLSQYSFWNKALLVFQQADAFLLFNSLKEIQTDVKKKETKLLEHFVYQNYIWKKAVSFCDKQLEEVYGVPEKEPPKVEEKPEPRSHTSRRSRHHGDSVRTEAEFMEILATLEQERERDPLIKAQYGAAIIPDMIMDPIEKYAMTRVMDSNNLIKDKEAWAKRIITDPIDTFTEVEHERFCELYALHPKKFGRISYEMGGLRTSEDCVLHYYNTKKTTNYKQLVANKNKKNKKKVAKKKKDNKGRAETSTPDTSTVENEVQKQASSVKPDIDESGSEQGNKRKILTIDIPMKQRKVSQDSPINSTGTDSIGIIVPPPKESVTPVTETPKVCAIKKDNLNSSLLDVKSELTETETISHIGTQDSSHHSNIQGTNIDEPHTQSTAETCIEDRKAKKPKKHDEKPHHISSYWSVHDINKFPLLLEQHGSNWERIAAELGTKSSTMVKNYYQRGLVDHPEWQEIVKLKKESDGAKQDNHAIQQDTMSLKGPSMGYFYKPNNGYSSQFPYTATVPQISSHVPSQQVMSSIPVEGTIHNPKLPSLESINDANPVYRPIVVDNFPSISTGIQKLPLPPHQFLTKPPPVHSLPIPSTRNNIMNMSSLLNASAVNDEMNQMAVPIAHGLPHMNTSYHQSQAADGRLNLMNLLNSPTNPRGDEKVPQVPPFVNSQSTFQPSISSMMNPLQQPPILEQHTVSPSQPQMQQEKPLDQVPQQRNAYTGGTSALDALARIAFERK
- a CDS encoding uncharacterized protein (PKUD0C04160; similar to Saccharomyces cerevisiae YNL021W (HDA1); ancestral locus Anc_2.285), with amino-acid sequence MAGDLIQPGKRPLEVENANGNSLSVSTPTIKSEHYDNDMKMEDANPETTVTKIKSEHQDIIIAPTRPNLQYVLLKTGLVYDVRMRYHAKLYTSYFEYIDPHPEDPRRIYRIYKILAENGLIIDPSLCGSDEIGDFMQKIPIREASKEEILAVHSEDHLKFIESTQHMNKEELLKATEKGDSVYFNNDSLLSAKLSCGGAIEACKAVVEGKVKNALAVVRPPGHHAEPDAPGGFCLFSNVAVAATTILKNYPESVRRIVIVDWDIHHGNGTQKAFYNDPRVLYISLHRYEQGKYYPGTKAGGADQVGEGDGEGSNINIPWPVGGVGDADYIYAFRKVVMPVCNEFQPDLVIISSGFDAADGDVIGGCHVSPAGYGQMTHMLKSLAKGNLCVILEGGYNLDSIAKSALRVAKVLIGEPPEELKKSYPKTESIEVVEDVIKIQAKYWKSLGPGYSGLDFSTPLSMGDYDKLIAKSPDPSFIEVASRHDRLNDAVRNEQRNELFKKYKFTTLPLFVEKLPDTPSYNESTILCSPEVYKSDKLVIIVHDPSRIWARRDPVTGDLDSANAVTVDKSLDFIDWALKEKWGVIDINIPITVSGKDDATYNNINTSQDIMLYLWDNFLTFFNVQKIAFIGVGEAYNGIIHLCGHRDVRKLVKASINFVDRATALRAVISTIDESVVDWFFRNSLVFTSSKHSCWGDKDSGSTKRPRKKYGRVLRADVDNLDSIIDERFEEVCTFIQESLEDYDSETDSEA
- a CDS encoding uncharacterized protein (PKUD0C04190), whose protein sequence is MDLDNNNFGILTTGIAVAIILYLSKLVYGRLYASKSKVKAKTYASSEKEPVPTPDPLYITPDQVKTRDDRPWRPFRFPYHQTMSIFKLDINHWLDMDKYYYQYIKEKERVIHAYGPDNFDWLPGSEEACRELMDIVKEHMMKRYPLLFTTSDNGDHVMNELTKEELDFTEPLKEHPLVYVSKMAKEDFYVVLQDKEGVHRLMAAAVPFPGGSFGIRYKLGKTLDVIHGDVPYYEEKLKPSMERWFARMKPADLVERASWYISWDHKLLLNNIYALKKGDKVQSDVEPTEFNVRVERQTLRRLPKSRAIIFTNHPVFYSIEEMKDEPLVPSLIKKIIYEAPEGIIKYKNFEAFRDHILPYLEKLEERQVKLGLIEPSTPVKTLPTYPFAQFLKDSTPEKGWSNPKHPTNYSEKFNEEIENAAELEVRTFERSAKVGTVGF
- a CDS encoding uncharacterized protein (PKUD0C04180; similar to Saccharomyces cerevisiae YJL194W (CDC6); ancestral locus Anc_1.142); this translates as MNHSSLKRHFNLFDENHDDLRIESMKKQKTGILRPTNNTGLLSPPVTPEHVMKATMLNVDSLKPVSKNLCAKLSLPTKLVSPYTTAKNLFHRCSIPYTKSKFCLSGREKESRLLNDHIVDSLQGLYSSSIYISGPPGTGKSAQTNASLNYILEHSKLIEPEKNLYHLSQIGDQFIDRKIRVIKFNCMTLSNPSDLLKRLYTSITGKKCERSIESSEILRLFNSSLDGCDMTILILDEMDNIVSKSQQPLFELFTSASNRFDGNQKSKLLLIGIANALNLTDRFLPRLRANCINPTLIQFLPYTADQIKSVITEKLMTLVPHGKENKSMPPLVHPAAIQFCAKKSAATTGDLRRAFDIMYASIDLFEQSQIQKVQLVELVKQDIENLPKVMITQVVKVCSNSFNANFEMKLKPLTIQQKLLLAFLFKFEEMVETETSRKKAGFLKSTNDTSLNAFFAYYTEKCKNHEHINSLKRSEFLEIITALDIQGLVLINTIGASSSIKASTSNTISSLNFDNHKVTSNLPKSEFFKNVTDVPILKKIIYTSY